ATCATCGTTGTTCTTGAGAATGGTTGAATCCATGGGGCAACAGACCTCAGAAAAAATTGTGTGTCCAGACAGCATCATAAATTTAATGTATCCTTCCTCTTTCTGACCAGATAATTTTGGTCTTGAGAGTAATATTCTTCCATCTCTATCATTGTGAACCAGTGAAATAATGATATTATCCAATGTCTGAAAGCCAGATAAGATGCTTCCTTCCTCACTATTATTCTGGCTATCAGAACAAATGGAATTGTGACTTTGCAAGCTTGCCAGTTTAGTTCCATAGCCACTTATCTAAAAAAGCAATAGTTATCAGGTAGGAAGAAACTCCACAGGAGATAAATTCCATCAATGTGATACCTTGTGAATTATTTTGCTGTCTTTGATGTACCTGTGGAGTTTCACTAAGTTGAGGTTGTCAATGTTAAGTGAAAATAAGAAATCATTTATAGTCATGGAAGTGTCAGCAAGTGACCCTTTAATCCCTTGCTCATCTCTGTAAGAACTGGTGCTAAGGAATTCATGCAGCTTTTGAAGAAAGGACTGGATTAACACTATAAGGGTCTGGATGTAACGGCGATTTCCTGGACCCAGGCAACTACGAAATTTGTTGATATAAAACTCGAGGGCGTCTAGTATTCGCTTCAACTGTAACAGACAATTAAAAATCTTGCTTTTCTAATTGCTCAACATCATAAAGGTAATTGCATTAATTAGTTGAATCAGCAGTTAAAGAAGTCAAGAAAAGCAAATCAAATTTTTCTATCAAGTTAGATAAAACATCATTCATGTCAACGATAAGGTTCTTTTCTGCATAACATATCTAATAAGAAGAAGTGTACCATTCCTAAATCACAAGATATCACAACAGTAACTACCCCAGTAAAGTTAATCAAAGAGTATATGATTACATATATGTTCTTACAACATTTTGTTTATGCCTATGGAAATATTGTATGCCCAACAAATTACCTGTGTTTCACTGATCTTTGCATTGTACATGTTGGTTAGAGAATCTGCTAAGTTGTGGGCTTCATCAATAATTATTATACTTTTCTTCAAATTTATACTTAATGACTCACGTGCCGACCTCAAAAATAAGGATTGGTAAGGAAGCACAATTATGTCAGATGAAGGAACCATGTTGCGGGCACCATAGTAAGGGCATGTACCAATTTTACTTCCTAGCTGAACAAGATCTTCAATGTCCATTGCGCCTGTGTTCCACACTTCATTCTTGAATAGTTTTTGCAACTTCTGTCGCCGTAACATTGGACAACCAGATGTGCCCTTTGAACGTCGCATCTTCCCCTTGTCATCCAAAACCTTCCAAACAATATCCAGTTCATAAGTTGAAACTTGCAAGTAATATTACACACACAAAAATTGACATTTTGCTATAGCATCATTCCATAAATGGCAGCAAACAAAGAGAAATTACAAttatacaaaaataaaataaaattatgtgatCAGGTTCTGGTGCCTTACAGGAACCCATTATCATAGTACAAATGTTAGCAAACCCAAAACAACGGCAACTAATTACAGTATCATATGTTAGTGGCCTTGTCAAGGAATTTGGAGTAGCGTCATGAAACTGTCTTGCTGTAAGCATGttcaagccaaaaaaaaaaatcattcatgAAAATAAGAATGCAAGTAATTCCAATACTATTTTACTAGTAGAAGAAAATTGGAAAGGCTGGGACAAGAATGGAACAAAGAAATAAACAAGAAATTTAGATAAATTAGGACAAGACTGGAACAAATAAATAAACCTGAACAATCTCACAAACCTTGAGTTTCGCATCTTTCTGATTCCTTTGCAGCTCCAAGCATCTCTCATTAATCCGGCTTGGGTTCCTAAGCTTTAAAACATctgattaaaataaaaaaagaatacaACTGATAAATAGATACAGGATGGCTACCAAGTTTTTCAATGAATATGAAGCCAATTTACCTGAATTAATACATAAGTTCTTCCTTGAACCTAAACATGCAAGTTTGAGAGCCAAAGCAAACCTCGTCCTTCTGAATTCATCCACAAACTGTGATAGCTGTGAATGTGTCCTGCTACAAAAATATACCTTAGGTGTCActtcctcatcttcctcctcGTATGCCTCCTCATCACTGCTGCTGCTCCAATTAGAATCAGtatccctcttcctctttgatttttcaAAGCCGCCCTCCGTGCTTTCATCTTCACTTACATATTCCTCCAACAAAAAATCCTCTTCGTCGTCCAATGACTGCACACCCATCTTTTCCACATTTACTGATTTTGCTCCAGAGCGCTTCTTCTCAAAATCTCCAACCACAAACTCACTTCTTTTTCTGGGAGCCTCTTTCTTTTCTACATCTGTGATATCAAAGTCCCTCATCCACTGGGGCTCGTCGCAATTTCCATCATCGTTGGCTTCGCCCAGTTTCGCATCCGTCTTCATAGACTTCAGTAGCTGTTTCTTTTCCTTATGGTCGACGACCCATTGCATAGCGCTACAAATGAGGCTTAGGGTTTTACCGGTTCCTGACTCAAAATCCCAGACCAGTGAACAAAGGAACCACGAAGAATTGAAGAATAGATTGGCGCGGAGACATAAGGAAGGATTAAGACGGATAAAAGAAATAGAACGAAG
This region of Zingiber officinale cultivar Zhangliang chromosome 9A, Zo_v1.1, whole genome shotgun sequence genomic DNA includes:
- the LOC122019671 gene encoding ATP-dependent DNA helicase DDX11-like — protein: MGEEDTNPRPRRDFPAFPFEPYPIQTEFMSFLYNFLDKGGGVAMLESPTGTGKTLSLICSAMQWVVDHKEKKQLLKSMKTDAKLGEANDDGNCDEPQWMRDFDITDVEKKEAPRKRSEFVVGDFEKKRSGAKSVNVEKMGVQSLDDEEDFLLEEYVSEDESTEGGFEKSKRKRDTDSNWSSSSDEEAYEEEDEEVTPKVYFCSRTHSQLSQFVDEFRRTRFALALKLACLGSRKNLCINSDVLKLRNPSRINERCLELQRNQKDAKLKVLDDKGKMRRSKGTSGCPMLRRQKLQKLFKNEVWNTGAMDIEDLVQLGSKIGTCPYYGARNMVPSSDIIVLPYQSLFLRSARESLSINLKKSIIIIDEAHNLADSLTNMYNAKISETQLKRILDALEFYINKFRSCLGPGNRRYIQTLIVLIQSFLQKLHEFLSTSSYRDEQGIKGSLADTSMTINDFLFSLNIDNLNLVKLHRYIKDSKIIHKISGYGTKLASLQSHNSICSDSQNNSEEGSILSGFQTLDNIIISLVHNDRDGRILLSRPKLSGQKEEGYIKFMMLSGHTIFSEVLDQAYAVVLAGGTLQPIEETRVRLFPNLSRDEVHFYTCNHIVPPESILPIVVSHGPSGIDFDFSYNSRNSSNMIEELGRLLCNLVAIVPEGFVVFFSSFDYEGRVYDAWKASGVLSKISKKKIVYREPKSSNDVEHVLKKYKETIASCDTILKDTGINGAVLLAVVGGKISEGINLSDGMGRCILMVGLPYPSPDIELIERVQHIEGLGQAIPQRCNKPFRNSSNDGHEAESGFGFLRRCKQRGKEYYENLCMKAVNQSIGRAIRHVNDYAAVLLVDSRYACSQLSQNMSHPTNKLPLWIKQQLVSSTQNYGEVHRLLHKFFQFNRQKRHT